A stretch of the Panicum virgatum strain AP13 chromosome 9N, P.virgatum_v5, whole genome shotgun sequence genome encodes the following:
- the LOC120690446 gene encoding sugar transport protein MST4: MAGGLSVSAPSGVEFEAKITPIVIISCIMAATGGLMFGYDVGISGGVTSMDDFLGKFFPTVLRKKNEDKDSNYCKYDNHGLQLFTSSLYLAGLTATFFASYTTRRLGRRLTMLIAGVFFLVGVVFNGAAQDLAMLLVGRILLGCGVGFANQAVPLFLSEIAPTRIRGGLNILFQLNVTIGILFANLVNYGTAKIHPWGWRLSLSLAGIPALLLTLGALFVTDTPNSLIERGRLEEGKAVLKKIRGTDNVEPEFNEIVEASRIAQEVKHPFRNLLQRRNRPQLVIAVLLQIFQQFTGINAIMFYAPVLFNTLGFKNDASLYSAVITGAVNVLSTLVSVYSVDRVGRRMLLLEAGVQMFLSQVAVAVVLGIKVTDHSDNLGHGWAIMVVVMVCTFVSSFAWSWGPLGWLIPSETFPLETRSAGQSVTVCVNLLFTFVIAQAFLSMLCHLKYAIFAFFSAWVVVMSLFVLFFLPETKNVPIEEMTERVWKQHWFWKRYMDGDNHHIVDGKITANNGASV; this comes from the exons ATGGCCGGAGGGCTCTCGGTGTCGGCGCCGTCCGGCGTCGAGTTCGAGGCCAAGATCACGCCGATCGTGATCATATCCTGCATCATGGCGGCCACCGGCGGTCTCATGTTCGGCTACGACGTCGGCATCTCAG GCGGTGTGACGTCGATGGACGACTTCCTGGgcaagttcttcccgacggtgCTGCGGAAGAAGAACGAGGACAAGGACAGCAACTACTGCAAGTACGACAACCACGGCCTGCAGCTGTTCACGTCGTCGCTCTACCTCGCGGGGCTGACGGCCACCTTCTTCGCCTCTTACACCAcccgccgcctgggccgccGCCTCACCATGCTCATCGCCGGCGTCTTCTTCCTCGTCGGGGTCGTCTTCAACGGCGCCGCCCAGGACCTCGCCATGCTCCTCGTCGGCAGGATCCTGCTCGGCTGCGGCGTCGGCTTCGCCAACCAG GCCGTTCCCCTGTTCCTGTCTGAGATCGCGCCGACGAGGATCCGCGGCGGGCTCAACATCCTGTTCCAGCTCAACGTCACCATCGGCATCCTCTTCGCCAACCTCGTCAACTACGGCACCGCCAA GATCCACCCGTGGGGATGGAGGCTCTCGCTGTCGCTCGCCGGCATCCCGGCCCTGCTGCTCACCCTGGGCGCGCTCTTCGTGACGGACACCCCCAACAGCCTCATCGAGCGCGGCCGGCTGGAGGAGGGCAAGGCCGTGCTCAAGAAGATCCGCGGCACCGACAACGTGGAGCCCGAGTTCAACGAGATCGTGGAGGCCAGCCGCATCGCGCAGGAGGTCAAGCACCCCTTCCGCAACCTCCTCCAGCGCCGCAACCGCCCCCAGCTCGTCATCGCCGTCCTCCTCCAGATCTTCCAGCAGTTCACGGGGATCAACGCCATCATGTTCTACGCGCCGGTGCTGTTCAACACGCTGGGGTTCAAGAACGACGCGTCGCTCTACTCGGCGGTGATCACGGGCGCCGTCAACGTCCTGTCCACGCTGGTGTCCGTCTACTCGGTGGACCGCGTGGGCCGccggatgctgctgctggaggccgGCGTGCAGATGTTCCTGTCGCAGGTGGCCGTCGCCGTGGTGCTGGGCATCAAGGTCACCGACCACTCCGACAACCTCGGCCACGGATGGGCCATCATGGTGGTGGTCATGGTCTGCACCTTCGTCTCCTCCTTCGCCTGGTCATGGGGGCCCCTCGGGTGGCTCATCCCCAGCGAGACCTTCCCGCTGGAGACAAGGTCGGCGGGGCAGAGCGTCACCGTGTGCGTCAACCTGCTCTTCACCTTCGTCATCGCGCAGGCCTTCCTCTCCATGCTCTGCCACCTCAAGTACGCCATCTTCGCCTTCTTCTCCGCCTGGGTCGTCGTCATGTCGCTCTTCGTGCTCTTCTTCCTGCCGGAGACCAAGAACGTGCCCATCGAGGAGATGACCGAGAGGGTCTGGAAGCAGCACTGGTTCTGGAAGCGCTACATGGACGGCGACAACCACCACATCGTCGACGGCAAGATCACCGCCAACAATGGCGCCTCCGTCTAA
- the LOC120690445 gene encoding protein OBERON 4-like, translating into MKRQRSYGDGLDDDRRRFYDRGPPPPPPPRRPPREYDGDRFDRRKGFGGGGGGFHDGRYREYPSPREYGGDRAMHRSESFSGFRREFPKGFRSERDRSRRDGDGSSAWRRPGSGWRDAECFDQYKAPARLGAASSLTAQPQRSRSPSVPKRRFEVAKAEKMKKQTAGVSEMEEGEVAPDAEPKARPAAVEHRKQVEPSRAKEKGPERGKAKKLDPEAPADLGTQGKGAHGAADPDNVGKEEEGRRIDGMMAEAGKPIDNEEKPSVKIEKEVSGRHEVQAQDVATSDASKFELSTSAIQQEVRQEEVKQQEETTNAVDLVEQSTSSSNLKETIQEEATTREESFNDCDVRKSAPSSSSQGALQEEVTVLRQTGSVDDDVGKSTSSVKRQEVLQEELALDSTACAIHEVGKSASSGMPQKVLQEEVMRHDGTASAVDRIETDTSSDLLREATQERTEILDETAHTTHTSEPVGCSGMLKEAIHEGESTVDATGNATGIAGQSNSSDVADDVMHEKTAAQKGTMNAVISIGDSKTFTGLQREEIASLQLQAPGSKEFDKLTVIGEMDKPTEYVAFQPAELVMDQCEKRGAAKETMIGENEVAVLDENAKKQGKGFDIEANADGARMFHRSMKKHAGESKEDVAGANLMTRESIAEDKGNGIAFDVLSKKVKIDRSSSVERGLDAALQLGVEPTETLKSASTSSVKQAKDTMKLGKLDLSLSLSGCLQNSEFKCSLPQTASLVHPACSQQLLSSSFRTNSDGLTASVSLASSQTLGHNPSCSLTQQSLDNYEHSVGSKPFFMGVDQTSNCTGRQAQLSSESTEKGSATPLLQRVLQNDHMPDTNTLAGIKGHNNGLSNDLLSHANIQGVLSPTYSRGSHDSGLEHNRHRRQLTREKSSRSLTRGERQEGEQLVINGAGVIERIISKVVSEPLHLTGRMLQEMTENSITYLREAISDIIVDPGQRGQIIALQEALKKRSDLNIDILRTCPRVLMEILVAIRTGLPYFIKKSSSIATSNLVDIFLNLKCRNLSCQSILPVDDCDCKVCQRKTGFCSSCMCIVCSKFDSASNTCSWVGCDVCLHWCHTDCGLHHSLIRKGQSASRAYGSTEMQFHCAACGHPSEMFGFVKEVFRTCARHWRMETLIRELQYVERIFSASDDVRGKRVRDFVKQMLIKSENKGYHPEVVKCVVAFFSDDDTNLGINPSVPLKGIPCSIAEAIDGIPSSSRKAAWTPFTLEGLPVLDKTAVLSTTGSPSLHRKSGEGEFATIDNKAVIDELDSLIRLKQAEAHMYQERANDARNEVDNLRRIVMVKNARIEEDYATQIADLDIDGLQERRKRRIEELQVIERTHHEFLSMKTRMVASIRELLSKMEALKQNRSI; encoded by the exons atgaAGAGGCAGAGGTCGTACGGCGACGGCCTCGACGACGACCGGCGGAGGTTCTACGACCgcggccccccgccgccgccaccgccgcggcgacCGCCGCGGGAGTACGACGGCGACAGGTTCGATCGCCGGAAggggttcggcggcggcggcggcggcttccacGACGGCCGGTACCGGGAGTACCCCTCGCCGCGGGAGTATGGAGGAGACCGGGCGATGCACCGGTCCGAGAGCTTCTCCGGCTTCCGTCGGGAGTTCCCCAAGGGTTTCCGGTCGGAGCGTGACCGGTCGCGGCGGGACGGTGACGGCAGCTCGGCGTGGCGTCGCCCGGGGAGCGGGTGGAGGGACGCAGAGTGTTTTGACCAGTACAAAGCACCCGCCAGGCTGGGAGCGGCATCATCGCTGACGGCGCAGCCGCAGCGATCTCGGTCGCCAAGTGTGCCGAAAAGAAGGTTCGAGGTCGCGAAGGCGGAGAAAATGAAGAAGCAGACGGCCGGCGTCAGTGAGATGGAGGAAGGGGAGGTCGCTCCAGATGCTGAGCCTAAGGCCCGACCTGCTGCTGTTGAGCATCGCAAGCAGGTTGAACCAAGCCGTGCTAAGGAGAAGGGACCGGAGCGAGGGAAGGCGAAGAAGCTAGATCCTGAGGCCCCAGCAGATTTGGGAACTCAAGGTAAGGGAGCGCATGGTGCAGCTGATCCTGACAATgtagggaaggaggaggagggcaggAGAATCGATGGTATGATGGCAGAAGCAGGAAAACCAATTGACAATGAGGAGAAGCCTTCGGTGAAAATTGAAAAGGAAGTCAGTGGAAGGCATGAAGTGCAAGCGCAAGATGTGGCTACTAGTGACGCAAGTAAATTTGAGCTAAGCACTTCAGCCATTCAGCAGGAAGTGCGGCAGGAGGAAGTGAAGCAACAAGAGGAGACTACTAATGCTGTTGATTTGGTTGAGCAGAGCACCTCCTCTAGTAACTTGAAGGAGACTATTCAGGAAGAAGCAACAACACGAGAAGAAAGTTTCAATGATTGTGATGTCAGAAAGAGTGCTCCATCCAGTTCTAGTCAAGGGGCGCTGCAGGAGGAAGTGACGGTGTTACGCCAGACTGGCAGCGTTGATGATGATGTTGGGAAGAGCACTTCATCCGTCAAGCGACAAGAAGTGCTGCAGGAGGAGCTGGCTTTAGATAGTACTGCCTGTGCTATTCATGAGGTTGGGAAGAGTGCTTCGTCTGGTATGCCACAGAAGGTTCTGCAGGAAGAAGTTATGCGGCATGATGGAACTGCCAGTGCTGTTGATAGAATCGAAACTGACACTTCTTCTGATCTGCTGCGGGAGGCAACGCAGGAAAGAACGGAAATACTGGATGAAACTGCCCATACTACTCATACTTCGGAACCGGTCGGTTGTTCTGGTATGCTGAAGGAAGCTATTCATGAAGGAGAGTCGACGGTGGATGCAACTGGCAATGCCACTGGTATAGCGGGACAAAGTAATTCATCTGATGTGGCGGACGATGTGATGCACGAGAAAACAGctgcacaaaaaggaaccaTGAATGCTGTTATTTCAATTGGTGACAGCAAAACGTTCACTGGGCTGCAGAGAGAGGAGATAGCTTCTCTACAGCTACAGGCTCCTGGAAGTAAGGAATTTGACAAATTAACTGTGATTGGAGAGATGGATAAGCCAACAGAATATGTTGCATTTCAACCTGCAGAACTTGTGATGGATCAATGTGAAAAAAGAGGTGCGGCAAAGGAAACCATGATAGGAGAAAATGAGGTGGCTGTTCTGGATGAAAATGCCAAGAAACAAGGAAAAGGATTTGATATTGAGGCCAATGCTGATGGTGCTCGTATGTTCCATAGATCAATGAAAAAACATGCTGGAGAGAGTAAGGAAGATGTTGCTGGTGCAAATCTGATGACAAGGGAGTCAATAGCTGAAGATAAAGGAAACGGCATAGCATTTGATGTCCTTAGTAAGAAGGTTAAAATAGATCGTTCAAGTTCAGTGGAAAGAGGTCTTGACGCAGCATTGCAGCTTGGCGTAGAACCAACAGAAACATTAAAATCTGCTTCAACTAGTTCTGTAAAGCAGGCAAAGGACACAATGAAGCTAGGGAAACTTGATCTTTCCTTGAGCTTGTCAGGTTGTTTACAGAATTCTGAATTTAAGTGTTCATTGCCTCAAACTGCTTCTCTAGTCCATCCAGCATGCTCTCAGCAGTTACTGTCATCATCTTTCCGCACAAATTCGGATGGGTTAACAGCTTCCGTATCATTGGCCAGTTCTCAAACACTTGGTCACAATCCTAGTTGTTCACTCACCCAACAGTCATTAGACAATTATGAGCATTCAGTAGGTAGCAAACCTTTCTTTATGGGAGTTGATCAGACAAGCAATTGCACAGGAAGGCAAGCTCAGCTGTCTAGTGAATCTACAGAGAAGGGGAGTGCTACCCCACTCCTTCAGAGAGTACTCCAAAATGACCATATGCCAGATACTAACACTTTGGCTGGAATAAAAGGACATAACAATGGGCTATCCAATGACCTCCTAAGTCATGCAAACATTCAAGGAGTTCTGTCGCCAACATATAGTCGTGGTTCTCACGATTCTGGATTGGAACATAATAGACATAGAAGGCAGCTTACAAGGGAGAAAAGTAGCAGAAGCCTTACAAGGGGTGAACGCCAGGAGGGAGAACAACTTGTCATTAATGGTGCTGGTGTCATTGAGAGGATTATTTCCAAGGTTGTTTCAGAACCTTTGCATCTTACAGGAAGGATGCTTCAAGAGATGACAGAAAATTCTATAACATATTTGAGGGAGGCCATTTCGGATATCATAGTTGATCCAGGCCAAAGAGGACAAATAATTGCTTTGCAGGAGGCACTTAAGAAAAGATCTGACTTGAATATTGATATTTTGCGGACGTGTCCACGGGTATTGATGGAGATACTTGTCGCTATAAGGACTGGGCTTccatattttataaagaaaagtaGCAGCATTGCTACATCTAATTTGGTTGACATTTTTCTCAACTTGAAATGTCGCAATCTCTCATGCCAAAGCATTCTGCCAGTGGATGACTGTGACTGTAAAGTTTGTCAAAGGAAGACTGGTTTCTGTAGTTCTTGCATGTGCATTGTCTGTTCAAAGTTTGACTCAGCATCTAATACTTGTAGTTGGGTTGGTTGTGATGTATGCCTTCATTGGTGCCACACGGATTGTGGCCTACACCACTCTCTTATTCGAAAGGGGCAAAGTGCTTCAAGGGCATACGGCTCTACTGAGATGCAGTTTCACTGTGCTGCCTGTGGACATCCATCAGAGATGTTTGGTTTTGTGAAGGAAGTTTTTCGAACATGTGCGCGGCATTGGAGGATGGAGACACTGATTAGAGAGCTACAGTATGTGGAAAGAATTTTTTCTGCAAGTGATGATGTAAGGGGTAAGAGGGTCAGGGACTTTGTGAAACAAATGCTAATTAAGTCAGAAAACAAAGGTTATCATCCTGAAGTTGTCAAATGTGTCGTTGCATTCTTCTCTG ATGATGATACTAACTTGGGCATCAATCCATCAGTACCTCTGAAAGGCATACCTTGCAGCATTGCTGAAGCTATAGATGGGATTCCTAGTTCAAGTCGGAAGGCAGCATGGACACCGTTTACCTTAGAGGGACTTCCAGTTTTAGACAAAACAGCTGTTCTTTCAACCACAGGGAGCCCATCTCTGCATAGAAAATCTGGCGAAGGCGAGTTTGCGACAATTGATAATAAGGCTGTCATTGATGAACTGGATAGCCTGATTAGGTTAAAGCAGGCTGAAGCGCATATGTACCAGGAACGTGCAAATGATGCACGTAACGAGGTTGACAATCTGAGACGTATTGTTATGGTAAAAAATGCACGAATTGAGGAAGATTATGCCACTCAAATTGCTGATCTTGACATAGACGGGTTACAAGAGCGGCGCAAACGAAGGATTGAAGAACTCCAAGTCATTGAAAGAACACATCATGAATTTCTCAGCATGAAAACTAGGATGGTAGCTAGCATTAGGGAATTATTGTCGAAAATGGAGGCACTGAAACAAAATCGAAGCATATGA
- the LOC120691926 gene encoding uncharacterized protein LOC120691926: MASLGMLTINATPHVRRGGRPRPEIAVPRPRSYFLCQSRLPSEPPTAGGGGGGGGKKGPSSWAATAERLRGDVVKAGMAARESLSPKRKGDWKDVTLMSFSFAVYVYISQKLVCTYCAWLSMIHR, from the coding sequence ATGGCTTCCCTGGGCATGCTTACCATCAACGCCACTCCACATGTCCGGCGGGGCGGCAGGCCACGGCCTGAGATCGCCGTGCCCAGGCCGAGATCCTACTTCCTCTGCCAAAGCCGGCTCCCGTCCGAGCCGCcgaccgccggcggcgggggaggaggaggtgggaaGAAAGGCCCGTCGTCGTGGGCTGCCACGGCCGAGAGGCTGCGCGGCGACGTGGTGAAGGCGGGCATGGCGGCGCGGGAGAGCCTGAGCCCCAAGCGGAAGGGGGACTGGAAGGACGTCACGCTCATGAGCTTCTCCTTCGCCGTGTACGTGTACATCTCCCAGAAGCTTGTCTGCACGTACTGCGCGTGGCTCTCCATGATCCATCGCTAA
- the LOC120691925 gene encoding golgin subfamily A member 2-like, translated as MSARRAAKGQHAAATPRIINFNLARRSGGGGRPGRGAGRAQHRPAPQPPVNLGALFEMERRVRGLESAPASPPPCSRAPARSQEDDGEQEEKWRFQAEILRAECNFLRMEREVALRKLDRHRGQMEAALKSAVETLVSGRKKIDGKGDVCVAAALDEGIEDLEEMMEELRVEKESGTRAMRGTRELQRSHGRNFDRQASSLRRRLEKMPPADPEPCVKDICEIALPVAAPPPPPPAGHSDDDDRVHSAHTSDVEMLRMKMEGMSKGMRERMAEYTRRLEAVASGDNAAGCQSRKCGGRHSRKASAGSQRSWSGGSTASNGNAPWALDAAAHGRTRHAAAAENRHQQQQHKTMAEECKLVSSGSCCDCREIVWKIMEQVKAESEQWTEMQDMLEQVRLEMQELQSSRDTWQHRAMASDISLRSLNSQILEWKNRAQVSEQRVEELQMKISELQSKLHTFEAHFPTPAAIPSQDQWSEACKMENPRTKPPHQRSQECGKEEKKHVLICRVKHSPSSVIPKRSPFQEIGNITLPRQQR; from the exons ATGtccgcgcggcgggcggccaaGGGCCAgcacgcggcggcgacgccgaggATCATCAACTTCAACCTGGCGAGgaggtcgggcggcggcgggaggcccggccggggcgcggggcgcgcgcagcaccgcccggcgccgcagccgccggtcAACCTCGGCGCGCTGTTCGAGATGGAGCGGCGCGTGCGCGGGCTGGAGTccgcgccggcgtcgccgccgccgtgctcccggGCGCCGGCACGGTCGCAGGAGGAcgacggcgagcaggaggaGAAGTGGCGGTTCCAGGCGGAGATCCTCCGCGCCGAGTGCAACTTCCTCCGGATGGAGCGGGAGGTCGCGCTCCGCAAGCTCGACCGCCACCGCGGCCAGATGGAGGCCGCGCTCAAGTCCGCCGTCGAGACGCTCGTTTCG gggaggaagaagatcgACGGGAAGGGCGACgtgtgcgtggcggcggcgctggacgaGGGGATCGAGGACCTGGAGGAGATGATGGAGGAGCTGCGGGTGGAGAAGGAGAGCGGGACGCGGGCGATGAGAGGGACGCGGGAGCTGCAGCGGAGCCACGGCCGGAACTTCGATCGGCAGGCGtcctcgctccgccgccgcctcgagaagATGCCGCCGGCCGACCCCGAGCCCTGCGTGAAGGACATCTGCGAGATCGCCCTgcccgtcgccgcgccgccacctccgccaccggccGGGCACAGCGACGACGATGACCGCGTCCACAGCGCCCACACCTCCGAT GTGGAAATGCTGAGGATGAAGATGGAGGGGATGTCCAAGGGCATGCGCGAGCGGATGGCGGAGTACACCCGGCGCCTGGAAGCCGTCGCCTCCGGTGACAACGCCGCCGGCTGCCAGTCCAGGAAATGCGGCGGCCGGCACAGCCGCAAGGCGAGCGCGGGCAGCCAGAGGAGCTGGAGCGGGGGTAGCACCGCCAGCAACGGCAACGCGCCGTGGGcactcgacgccgccgcgcacggccgcacccgccacgccgcggcggcggagaatcgtcatcagcagcagcagcacaag ACCATGGCTGAAGAGTGCAAACTGGTCAGCTCGGGAAGCTGCTGCGACTGCAGGGAGATTGTGTGGAAGATAATGGAGCAAGTAAAGGCAGAATCAGAGCAATGGACAGAGATGCAAGATATGTTGGAGCAGGTTAGGTTGGAGATGCAAGAGCTGCAGTCTTCCAGGGATACATGGCAGCATCGTGCTATGGCTTCTGACATCAGTCTGCGCTCCTTGAATTCTCAA ATACTGGAGTGGAAAAATCGGGCACAAGTGTCAGAACAGCGCGTGGAAGAGTTGCAGATGAAGATTTCAGAGCTCCAAAGCAAGCTACACACGTTCGAAGCCCACTTCCCAACCCCAGCAGCTATTCCTAGCCAAGATCAATGGTCTGAAGCGTGCAAGATGGAGAACCCAAGAACAAAGCCTCCGCACCAGCGATCGCAGGAATGCGgcaaggaggagaagaagcACGTCCTCATCTGCCGCGTGAAGCACTCCCCCAGCAGCGTGATCCCGAAGCGCTCCCCGTTCCAGGAGATAGGCAACATCACCTTGCCGCGGCAGCAGCGGTGA